In the genome of Drosophila yakuba strain Tai18E2 chromosome 3R, Prin_Dyak_Tai18E2_2.1, whole genome shotgun sequence, one region contains:
- the LOC26535308 gene encoding uncharacterized protein LOC26535308 isoform X4 → MLCLGPTLVQFVQDFSFLSGGIWEGMHCLGFIKSIVGVYFALFQGYCQYVVATKKRWNLRVKILTFCRVNSAALGIRAEIVVFHFAESGNGILFVCRCCQKKVDFKGREIDLLPGQQRRT, encoded by the exons ATGCTTTGCTTAGGGCCGACGCTC gtcCAATTCGTCCaggatttttcatttttgtccgGTGGGATTTGGGAAGGAATGCATTGCCTTGGATTTATAAAGAGCATCGTCGGAG tttattttgctcTTTTTCAGGGATATTGTCAGTATGTCGTTGCTACCAAGAAAAGGTGGAATTTAAGGGTCAAGATTTTGACCTTTTGTCGGGTCAACAGCGCCGCACTTGGAATTC gTGCCGAAATCgtcgtttttcatttcgccGAGTCGGGAAATG GGATTTTGTTTGTATGCCGTTGCTGCCAGAAAAAAGTCGATTTCAAGGGTCGCGAAATTGACCTTTTGCCGGGTCAGCAGCGGCGCACCTAG
- the LOC26535308 gene encoding uncharacterized protein LOC26535308 isoform X5, with protein MLCLGPTLVQFVQDFSFLSGGIWEGMHCLGFIKSIVGGSYLSGYCQYVVATKKRWNLRVKILTFCRVNSAALGIRAEIVVFHFAESGNGILFVCRCCQKKVDFKGREIDLLPGQQRRT; from the exons ATGCTTTGCTTAGGGCCGACGCTC gtcCAATTCGTCCaggatttttcatttttgtccgGTGGGATTTGGGAAGGAATGCATTGCCTTGGATTTATAAAGAGCATCGTCGGAGGTTCGTATTTGTCA GGATATTGTCAGTATGTCGTTGCTACCAAGAAAAGGTGGAATTTAAGGGTCAAGATTTTGACCTTTTGTCGGGTCAACAGCGCCGCACTTGGAATTC gTGCCGAAATCgtcgtttttcatttcgccGAGTCGGGAAATG GGATTTTGTTTGTATGCCGTTGCTGCCAGAAAAAAGTCGATTTCAAGGGTCGCGAAATTGACCTTTTGCCGGGTCAGCAGCGGCGCACCTAG
- the LOC26535308 gene encoding uncharacterized protein LOC26535308 isoform X6, translating into MHCLGFIKSIVGGSYLSGYCQYVVATKKRWNLRVKILTFCRVNSAALGIRAEIVVFHFAESGNGILFVCRCCQKKVDFKGREIDLLPGQQRRT; encoded by the exons ATGCATTGCCTTGGATTTATAAAGAGCATCGTCGGAGGTTCGTATTTGTCA GGATATTGTCAGTATGTCGTTGCTACCAAGAAAAGGTGGAATTTAAGGGTCAAGATTTTGACCTTTTGTCGGGTCAACAGCGCCGCACTTGGAATTC gTGCCGAAATCgtcgtttttcatttcgccGAGTCGGGAAATG GGATTTTGTTTGTATGCCGTTGCTGCCAGAAAAAAGTCGATTTCAAGGGTCGCGAAATTGACCTTTTGCCGGGTCAGCAGCGGCGCACCTAG
- the LOC26535308 gene encoding uncharacterized protein LOC26535308 isoform X3: MCLVLFCLIFVLSFLLQVQFVQDFSFLSGGIWEGMHCLGFIKSIVGGSYLSGYCQYVVATKKRWNLRVKILTFCRVNSAALGIRAEIVVFHFAESGNGILFVCRCCQKKVDFKGREIDLLPGQQRRT; encoded by the exons AtgtgtttagttttgttttgtctgatttttgttttgtcttttcttttgcaggtcCAATTCGTCCaggatttttcatttttgtccgGTGGGATTTGGGAAGGAATGCATTGCCTTGGATTTATAAAGAGCATCGTCGGAGGTTCGTATTTGTCA GGATATTGTCAGTATGTCGTTGCTACCAAGAAAAGGTGGAATTTAAGGGTCAAGATTTTGACCTTTTGTCGGGTCAACAGCGCCGCACTTGGAATTC gTGCCGAAATCgtcgtttttcatttcgccGAGTCGGGAAATG GGATTTTGTTTGTATGCCGTTGCTGCCAGAAAAAAGTCGATTTCAAGGGTCGCGAAATTGACCTTTTGCCGGGTCAGCAGCGGCGCACCTAG